The proteins below are encoded in one region of Oncorhynchus kisutch isolate 150728-3 linkage group LG14, Okis_V2, whole genome shotgun sequence:
- the LOC109903568 gene encoding teashirt homolog 1: MPRRKQQAPRRSVAYGDEEEFKADDKIDEEHLQDDGLSLDGHDGEYLCNEDDDAGDRFSFQNSPLSNGTNPDAGYASPLSDTSDQLIDFQSTPSKDGLDKEEEEAVRGEVEHLKVPNGLSLQDSLAQMKAVYANLISEASWSSITMDMLRSNSNKVSSVISNSNGSSHKGSNVILNSHANSLVNNNNHTNSNSSSGTSAPANTTSNTSATSTANTTNTGSTGGVAYDWHQAALAKTLQHTPYNLLPEPSLFSTVQLYRQNNKLYGPVFTGASKFRCKDCSGAYDTLVGLTVHMSESGHYRDDNKDKEEERGKRWSKPRKRSLMEMEGKEDAQKVLKCMYCGHSFESLQDLSVHMIKTKHYQKVPLKEPMSALVSKLVPPTRKRAFQDLMSPCSPESVHNTPGVHLGETSKDQKVVNPYVTANNRYGYQNGASYTWQFEARKAQILKCMECGSSHDTLQQLTAHMMVTGHFLKVTNSASKKGKQLVFDPVVEENIQSIPLPPTSTRLPVSNVKSQPDSPPLHSSSTEEKREEHEENMVMSEPEKKIKEEKEDPTEKCEKPGKAGHYKYLTEEDLEETPKGGLDILKSLEFTVSSAISKAQTGTPTWGGAGYPSIHAAYQLHGSLKSSMQSVQVVQPLFSTSSLKMMSSDSSNLIHSPSSPSPPPSHKNNVLAMEELVEKVTGKVTVKKEKEEKTSENKFKARSAKSPSPLSKERRGSPKVDSLNKPVKHIAVEDQSEPRSREGEAKDNKADLSTKNGTDVPKTAVGNSCNSLGIITDHSPEQPFVNPLSALQSIMNNHLGKASKTATPYLDPLSKLYKISNNMVEKPMNISTQVKPVQSINPFYDNNDQPMDLTKSKVTNGLTANSTFTTLNSTPNCNTNNSNRPILSSLSESLSSQNALMDISDMVKNLTGRLTPKSSTPSSISEKSDADNSAFEDGLEELSAVQKRKGRQSNWNPQHLLILQAQFTSCLRETSDGKFVMTDLGPQERVHICKFTGLSLTTISHWLANVKYQLRRTGGTKFLKNIDSGQPLFLCSDCASQFRTPSSYINHLESHLGFSMKDLSKLSIDHIREQQAVTRMITEKTFSSLGLTEEDSGSVFQCTLCNRTFVSKHAVKLHLSKTHGKSPEDHLVFVTELEKFDKA; the protein is encoded by the coding sequence CTTACGGGGACGAGGAGGAATTTAAGGCTGATGACAAGATCGATGAGGAGCACCTGCAGGACGACGGCCTCTCCTTAGACGGCCATGACGGCGAGTACCTCTGCAATGAGGATGACGACGCCGGGGACCGATTCAGCTTCCAGAACTCCCCGCTCAGCAATGGGACCAACCCGGACGCCGGCTATGCCTCTCCACTCAGTGATACCAGCGACCAGCTTATTGACTTCCAGAGTACTCCCTCCAAGGACGGACTtgataaggaggaggaggaggcagtcaGAGGCGAAGTAGAACACCTGAAGGTCCCCAACGGCCTGTCTCTGCAGGACAGCCTGGCTCAGATGAAAGCCGTATATGCTAACCTGATCTCTGAAGCCTCTTGGTCCAGCATCACTATGGACATGCTGAGAAGTAACAGCAACAAGGTCAGCAGTGTGATCAGCAACAGCAATGGAAGCAGCCACAAGGGGAGCAACGTTATCCTTAACAGTCATGCTAACAGCCTTGTGAACAATAATAACCACAccaacagcaacagcagcagtgGCACCTCTGCCCCTGCCAACACTACCAGCAACACTAGCGCTACAAGCACCGCTAATACTACCAACACTGGCAGCACCGGTGGAGTGGCCTACGACTGGCACCAAGCTGCTTTGGCCAAAACTCTTCAGCATACACCATACAATCTCCTCCCCGAGCCAAGCCTCTTCAGCACTGTGCAGCTGTACCGGCAGAACAACAAGCTCTACGGCCCGGTGTTCACCGGTGCCAGCAAGTTCCGATGCAAGGATTGCAGCGGAGCCTATGACACACTGGTGGGGCTCACGGTGCACATGAGTGAGTCGGGCCACTACCGTGATGACAACAAAGACAAGGAGGAGGAGCGGGGAAAGAGGTGGTCCAAGCCCCGTAAGCGCTCCCTCATGGAGATGGAAGGCAAGGAGGACGCTCAAAAGGTGCTCAAGTGCATGTACTGCGGACACTCCTTTGAATCCCTGCAGGACCTCAGCGTCCACATGATCAAAACAAAACACTACCAGAAAGTGCCTCTAAAAGAACCCATGTCAGCCCTCGTCTCAAAGCTGGTGCCCCCTACCAGAAAAAGAGCATTTCAGGACTTGATGTCCCCATGCTCACCAGAGTCTgtccacaacacacctggtgtaCACCTGGGAGAGACCTCAAAAGACCAGAAAGTCGTTAACCCCTATGTCACAGCAAATAACCGCTACGGCTACCAAAATGGCGCCAGTTACACCTGGCAGTTTGAGGCACGTAAGGCCCAGATCCTCAAATGCATGGAGTGCGGGAGTTCCCACGACACCCTGCAACAACTGACAGCCCACATGATGGTCACAGGACACTTTCTGAAAGTGACCAACTCGGCGTCCAAAAAGGGGAAGCAGTTGGTGTTTGACCCCGTGGTTGAGGAAAATATACAGTCCATTCCTCTCCCTCCGACCTCTACACGACTCCCGGTGTCCAATGTGAAGTCACAGCCGGATTCTCCTCCCTTGCACTCCTCCTCCACTGAAGAGAAAAGGGAGGAGCATGAGGAGAACATGGTGATGAGTGAACCAGAGAAGAAGAtcaaagaggagaaagaggatcCGACTGAGAAATGCGAGAAACCTGGCAAGGCTGGACATTACAAGTATCTCACAGAGGAAGACCTGGAGGAGACTCCCAAAGGAGGTCTGGATATCCTGAAGTCCTTAGAGTTCACTGTGTCAAGTGCAATCAGCAAGGCCCAGACTGGCACGCCCACTTGGGGTGGTGCTGGCTACCCTAGCATCCACGCTGCCTACCAGCTCCATGGGTCTTTGAAGTCCTCCATGCAGAGTGTCCAGGTGGTTCAACCCTTGTTCAGCACTAGCAGCTTGAAGATGATGTCCTCTGACTCCAGCAATCTGATCCACTCTCCGAGCAGCCCTTCCCCACCTCCAAGCCACAAGAACAATGTGTTGGCCATGGAAGAGCTGGTGGAAAAAGTCACAGGGAAGGTCACtgtgaagaaggagaaggaggaaaaGACTTCCGAAAATAAATTCAAAGCGAGATCTGCCAAGTCACCCTCTCCACTGTCCAAGGAGAGGAGGGGCTCACCCAAGGTGGATAGCCTCAACAAGCCAGTGAAACACATTGCTGTAGAGGATCAGAGTGAGCCtagaagcagagagggagaggcaaaAGACAACAAAGCAGATTTGTCAACGAAGAACGGAACAGACGTGCCAAAAACGGCAGTTGGAAACAGCTGTAACAGCTTGGGAATCATCACTGATCACTCACCGGAGCAGCCTTTTGTCAACCCCCTCAGTGCGTTGCAGTCCATCATGAACAATCACTTGGGAAAGGCCTCAAAGACGGCCACCCCCTATCTAGACCCTCTGTCGAAGCTGTACAAGATCAGTAACAACATGGTGGAGAAGCCCATGAACATCTCCACTCAGGTCAAACCGGTTCAGTCAATCAATCCATTCTATGACAACAATGACCAGCCCATGGACTTGACGAAATCCAAAGTCACTAACGGACTAACTGCAAACAGCACCTTCACTACACTAAACAGCACTCCCAACTGTAATACCAATAACAGCAACAGACCCATCCTCTCAAGCTTGTCTGAATCTCTGTCGTCCCAAAATGCTTTGATGGACATCTCCGACATGGTCAAGAACCTGACTGGCCGTCTGACGCCCAAATCCTCCACTCCGTCCTCCATCTCGGAGAAATCTGATGCGGACAACAGCGCCTTCGAGGATGGCTTGGAGGAGCTCTCTGCAGTCCAGAAAAGGAAAGGCCGGCAGTCCAACTGGAATCCTCAGCACCTCCTCATCCTTCAGGCCCAGTTTACCTCCTGTCTCCGGGAGACGTCTGACGGCAAGTTCGTCATGACTGACCTAGGCCCCCAGGAGCGGGTCCACATCTGCAAGTTCACCGGTCTCTCCTTGACCACTATCTCCCATTGGCTGGCCAACGTCAAGTACCAGCTGAGGCGGACAGGCGGGACAAAATTCCTGAAGAACATTGACTCGGGCCAGCCCCTGTTTCTGTGCAGTGACTGTGCCTCTCAGTTTAGGACTCCTTCCTCTTACATAAATCATTTGGAGTCCCACTTAGGCTTTAGCATGAAGGACCTCTCCAAGCTTTCAATAGATCACATTAGGGAGCAGCAGGCAGTTACCAGAATGATAACAGAGAAGACTTTCAGTTCCCTGGGACTTACCGAGGAAGACTCGGGCTCTGTATTTCAGTGCACGCTTTGCAATCGGACCTTTGTCAGCAAGCACGCGGTCAAGCTTCACCTTAGCAAAACGCACGGCAAGTCGCCGGAGGACCACCTCGTCTTTGTCACTGAACTAGAAAAGTTTGATAAAGCCTAG